One Hyphomicrobium sp. CS1GBMeth3 DNA window includes the following coding sequences:
- the fumC gene encoding class II fumarate hydratase: MTEKKVPANPAVRIETDTFGEIEVPAHCCWGAQAQRSLGNFKIGWEKQPAPVIRALGIVKRAAAETNMALGKLDPKLGETIIKAAQEVIDGKLGDHFPLVVWQTGSGTQSNMNANEVISNRAIEMLGGVMGSKKPVHPNDHVNMSQSSNDTFPTAMHIACAEEVVHRLIPALKKLHGALAEKAKAWHDIIKIGRTHTQDATPLTLGQEFSGYAQQIENGIKRIEMTLPALMELAQGGTAVGTGLASPKGFAKKVAEHIAAITKLPFTSAPNKFEALAAHDAMVMTHGAIATVAMSCFKIANDIRFLGSGPRAGLGELALPENEPGSSIMPGKVNPTQCEALTQVAAHIHGNNAAIGFAGSQGHFELNVFNPMMAYNFLQSVRLLADAAVSFTDNCVVGIEPRLDNIASGLANSLMLVTPLKEKYGYDRAAKIAKTAHKNGTTLREEAIKDGIPAEDFDRIVRPEKMISPE; encoded by the coding sequence ATGACCGAGAAGAAAGTCCCCGCCAACCCGGCCGTCCGCATCGAAACCGACACCTTCGGCGAGATCGAGGTGCCAGCGCACTGCTGTTGGGGCGCACAGGCGCAGCGTAGCCTCGGCAACTTCAAGATCGGCTGGGAAAAGCAGCCGGCTCCTGTGATCCGCGCGCTCGGCATCGTGAAGCGCGCCGCCGCGGAGACCAATATGGCGCTGGGTAAGCTCGATCCGAAGCTCGGAGAGACGATCATCAAGGCGGCACAGGAGGTGATCGACGGCAAGCTCGGCGATCATTTCCCGCTCGTCGTCTGGCAGACCGGTTCGGGCACGCAGTCCAACATGAACGCCAACGAGGTGATCTCGAACCGCGCCATCGAGATGCTTGGGGGCGTGATGGGGTCTAAGAAACCCGTGCACCCGAACGACCACGTCAACATGAGCCAGTCGTCGAACGACACCTTTCCGACGGCCATGCACATCGCCTGCGCCGAGGAGGTCGTGCACCGGCTCATTCCGGCTCTCAAGAAACTCCACGGCGCGCTCGCCGAGAAGGCGAAGGCCTGGCACGACATCATCAAGATCGGGCGCACGCACACCCAGGACGCGACGCCGCTCACGCTCGGCCAGGAATTTTCGGGCTACGCGCAGCAGATCGAGAACGGCATCAAGCGCATCGAGATGACGTTGCCGGCGTTGATGGAACTGGCGCAGGGCGGCACGGCGGTCGGCACCGGCCTCGCGTCGCCCAAAGGTTTTGCCAAGAAGGTGGCCGAGCACATCGCCGCCATCACCAAGCTGCCGTTCACCTCGGCGCCGAACAAGTTCGAGGCGCTCGCTGCGCACGATGCGATGGTCATGACGCACGGCGCCATCGCGACTGTCGCTATGAGCTGCTTCAAGATCGCAAACGACATCCGCTTCCTTGGCTCGGGCCCGCGCGCAGGGTTGGGTGAGCTGGCGTTGCCCGAGAACGAGCCCGGCTCCTCGATCATGCCGGGCAAGGTGAACCCGACCCAATGCGAGGCGCTGACACAGGTCGCCGCCCACATCCACGGCAACAATGCCGCCATCGGCTTCGCTGGCAGTCAGGGCCACTTCGAGCTCAACGTCTTCAACCCGATGATGGCCTACAACTTCCTACAGTCGGTGCGCCTCCTGGCCGATGCCGCTGTCTCGTTCACGGACAACTGCGTCGTCGGCATCGAGCCGCGCCTCGACAACATCGCCAGTGGGCTCGCGAACTCGCTGATGCTCGTGACGCCGCTCAAGGAGAAGTACGGCTACGACCGTGCCGCCAAGATCGCCAAGACCGCGCACAAGAACGGCACGACGCTGCGCGAGGAAGCCATCAAGGACGGCATACCGGCCGAGGATTTCGATCGGATCGTGCGCCCCGAGAAGATGATCAGCCCGGAGTGA
- a CDS encoding type II toxin-antitoxin system CcdA family antitoxin, with product MDSKAPKRKRAVNLSIDAELVREAKAAGANMSALLEAALRDLLETQRTERWREENREALAAYDRHIEKDGLWFDEFRTW from the coding sequence ATGGACAGCAAGGCTCCCAAAAGAAAGCGCGCCGTGAACCTGTCGATCGACGCTGAGCTGGTCCGTGAAGCCAAGGCTGCCGGTGCCAACATGTCAGCCCTGCTCGAAGCGGCGTTGCGTGATCTTCTTGAAACGCAACGCACCGAGCGATGGCGCGAGGAGAACAGGGAAGCGCTCGCCGCCTACGACCGGCATATCGAGAAGGATGGGCTATGGTTCGACGAGTTTCGGACGTGGTAG
- a CDS encoding CcdB family protein: MRQFDVFRNPSKASAKYAPFLVVLQSSLTLTETTVVVAPLVLPDRLPVASRLFPRVKVGTRAVVLSTNELGAIGRPHLKERVGNLESERDTIIAAIDMLFSGF; encoded by the coding sequence ATGCGCCAGTTCGACGTTTTCAGGAATCCAAGCAAAGCCTCTGCGAAATATGCCCCGTTTCTCGTGGTGCTCCAGTCCTCTCTCACCCTGACGGAAACGACGGTCGTCGTAGCACCTCTTGTTCTGCCGGATAGGCTTCCCGTCGCCTCCCGCCTCTTTCCGAGAGTGAAGGTCGGAACGCGCGCAGTCGTACTATCGACGAACGAGTTGGGAGCCATCGGCCGTCCGCATTTGAAGGAGCGAGTGGGAAACCTCGAATCCGAGCGAGATACCATCATCGCTGCGATCGACATGCTTTTTTCTGGGTTCTGA
- a CDS encoding DUF4169 family protein yields MSAEIINLRKARKERDRAAKEKQAEENRAKFGRTKAERRRAEAEQDIAHCRLDAHRRGEDDDDSGPAAS; encoded by the coding sequence ATGTCCGCCGAGATCATCAACCTCCGCAAGGCCCGCAAGGAGCGCGACCGCGCCGCCAAGGAAAAGCAGGCGGAGGAGAACCGCGCCAAGTTCGGCCGTACGAAGGCCGAACGTCGGCGGGCTGAAGCCGAACAGGACATTGCTCACTGCCGCCTCGACGCCCACCGGAGGGGAGAGGACGACGACGATAGCGGGCCGGCAGCGTCATGA
- a CDS encoding ribbon-helix-helix domain-containing protein: MTFASARPVKRSFSIRGHRTSISLEEPFWEALKEAAARERIPLAALIARIDEQRGGAGLSSAVRVWILEYARAAGAIASYDGGNRD, encoded by the coding sequence ATGACATTTGCCTCGGCGCGCCCGGTCAAACGCTCGTTCTCGATCCGTGGCCATCGCACGTCGATCTCGCTCGAGGAGCCGTTCTGGGAAGCGCTGAAGGAAGCAGCCGCACGGGAGCGTATTCCGCTCGCCGCGCTCATCGCCCGCATCGATGAGCAGCGCGGCGGCGCAGGATTATCGAGCGCCGTGCGGGTGTGGATCCTCGAGTATGCGCGTGCTGCAGGCGCGATTGCGAGCTACGACGGCGGCAACCGCGATTGA